The following are from one region of the Mycolicibacterium diernhoferi genome:
- a CDS encoding DMT family transporter has product MDKADIAALLALGAALFVAMGDVIHQRTAHEVTAEPVGHLQLFAHLLRDRMWWIGSLVSAVGFGLQAAALGLGSVLLVQALLVTSLLFALPLNARANHHRVSRFEWTWAVLLATSVVVIVTVGNPTAGQARAGSEVWLAVAAVLGPVLVGCVIGARILSGSKASAILLACVSGALWGLFAILTKGVVDRLGNGLWAVLSAPELYAWAVVAVVGTAYQQAAFRAGSMTASLPTMTVVEPVVASVLGVVVLGETLRPGESGWITLAVAFTVMVVATLALARGEAGWAAKPDVGKAIA; this is encoded by the coding sequence TTGGACAAGGCGGATATCGCCGCGCTGTTGGCGCTCGGCGCTGCGCTGTTCGTCGCCATGGGCGACGTCATCCATCAGCGCACCGCGCATGAGGTGACCGCCGAGCCGGTCGGGCACCTGCAGCTGTTCGCGCACCTGCTGCGCGACCGCATGTGGTGGATCGGCAGCCTGGTGTCGGCGGTCGGATTCGGCCTGCAGGCCGCGGCGCTGGGGCTGGGATCGGTGCTGCTGGTGCAGGCCCTGCTGGTCACCTCGCTGCTGTTCGCGCTGCCGCTCAACGCCCGGGCCAACCACCATCGGGTGAGCCGATTCGAGTGGACCTGGGCGGTGCTGTTGGCGACATCGGTGGTGGTCATCGTGACCGTCGGCAACCCCACCGCCGGGCAGGCGCGGGCCGGCTCGGAGGTCTGGCTGGCGGTGGCCGCGGTGCTCGGGCCGGTGCTGGTGGGGTGCGTCATCGGCGCGCGGATCCTCAGCGGCAGCAAGGCGAGCGCGATCCTGCTGGCCTGCGTCTCGGGGGCGCTGTGGGGCCTGTTCGCGATCCTGACCAAAGGGGTGGTCGACCGGCTGGGCAATGGGCTGTGGGCGGTGCTCAGCGCCCCGGAGCTCTATGCGTGGGCGGTGGTGGCGGTGGTCGGCACGGCTTATCAGCAGGCAGCGTTCCGGGCCGGCTCGATGACCGCCTCCCTGCCGACGATGACGGTCGTCGAGCCGGTGGTGGCCTCGGTGCTCGGTGTGGTGGTGCTCGGCGAGACGCTGCGGCCGGGCGAGTCCGGCTGGATCACCCTGGCGGTGGCGTTCACGGTGATGGTGGTCGCCACGCTGGCGCTGGCCCGCGGCGAGGCGGGCTGGGCCGCGAAGCCCGATGTCGGCAAGGCGATAGCGTGA
- the miaA gene encoding tRNA (adenosine(37)-N6)-dimethylallyltransferase MiaA — protein sequence MRPVAVIGPTGTGKSALALTLAERLGGEIVNADAMQFYRGMDIGTAKLAPDQRRGIAHHQLDVLEVTENASVARYQESAAADIEAIMARGAVPLIVGGSMLYIQSLLDQWSFPATDPAVRARWEARLAEVGVGALHAELTRVDPAAGAAILDTDGRRIVRALEVVEITGQPFAASAPRIGTPRWNTVIIGLDWDTAVLDERLAQRTDSMFEDGLVEEVTGLIGRGLRDGVTASRALGYAQVLAALDAGDDPDNAAARTATFIGTRRYVRRQRSWFRRDHRVHWLDGSAPDLADAALRILDR from the coding sequence CTGCGTCCCGTCGCCGTCATCGGCCCGACGGGAACCGGAAAGTCGGCATTGGCGCTGACCCTGGCCGAGCGCCTGGGCGGGGAGATCGTCAACGCCGACGCCATGCAGTTCTACCGGGGCATGGACATCGGGACCGCCAAACTGGCGCCCGACCAGCGCCGCGGCATCGCCCACCATCAGCTCGACGTGCTCGAGGTCACCGAGAACGCCTCGGTCGCGCGGTACCAGGAGAGCGCGGCCGCCGACATCGAGGCGATCATGGCCCGCGGTGCGGTCCCGCTGATCGTCGGCGGATCCATGCTCTACATCCAGTCGCTGCTGGACCAGTGGTCGTTCCCGGCCACCGATCCGGCGGTGCGGGCCCGCTGGGAGGCCCGCCTCGCCGAGGTCGGGGTCGGCGCCCTGCACGCCGAGCTGACCCGGGTCGACCCCGCCGCCGGTGCCGCGATCCTGGACACCGACGGCCGCCGCATCGTGCGGGCGTTGGAGGTCGTGGAGATCACCGGTCAACCGTTCGCCGCCTCGGCACCGCGTATCGGTACTCCGCGCTGGAACACCGTGATCATTGGATTGGACTGGGACACAGCGGTTCTCGACGAACGGCTGGCTCAGCGCACCGACTCCATGTTCGAGGACGGCCTGGTCGAGGAGGTGACCGGGCTGATCGGGCGCGGCCTGCGCGACGGGGTGACGGCCTCGCGGGCCCTGGGTTACGCCCAGGTGCTGGCGGCCCTCGACGCCGGGGACGACCCGGACAACGCGGCGGCCCGGACCGCGACGTTCATCGGCACCCGCCGCTACGTGCGGCGGCAGCGGTCCTGGTTCCGTCGCGATCACCGGGTGCACTGGCTCGACGGTTCGGCGCCGGACCTGGCCGACGCCGCGCTGCGTATCCTGGACAGGTGA
- the dapF gene encoding diaminopimelate epimerase, translating into MAFAKGHGTQNDFVVLPDPDAALALTPDWVAALCDRRRGLGADGVLRVTTAGAAAAAGVFAALPEGVVASDWYMDYRNADGSIAQMCGNGVRVFAHYLRASGLESRDEFVVGSLAGPRPVVVHGFNPEDPTHAEVTVDMGKANRLGAGSAVVGGRTFTGLGVDVGNPHLACVTDLSAAELAALDVAAPVSFDSAQFPEGVNVEIVAVSAADAVDMRVHERGVGETRSCGTGTVAAALAVLAHAGQDTGSLRVRIPGGEVTVTITEATSYLRGPSVLVAHGELAGNYSGA; encoded by the coding sequence ATTGCATTCGCGAAGGGGCACGGCACCCAGAACGACTTCGTCGTGCTGCCCGACCCCGATGCCGCGCTCGCGCTGACCCCCGACTGGGTGGCCGCGCTGTGCGACCGGCGCCGTGGCCTGGGCGCCGACGGTGTGCTGCGGGTGACGACGGCCGGCGCGGCCGCCGCGGCGGGCGTGTTCGCCGCGCTGCCCGAGGGGGTGGTCGCCTCGGATTGGTACATGGACTACCGCAACGCCGACGGATCCATCGCGCAGATGTGCGGGAACGGTGTCCGGGTGTTCGCCCATTACCTGCGGGCATCCGGGTTGGAGAGCCGAGACGAATTCGTGGTCGGCTCATTGGCCGGTCCGCGGCCGGTGGTGGTGCACGGCTTCAACCCCGAGGATCCCACGCACGCCGAGGTCACCGTGGACATGGGCAAGGCCAACCGGCTGGGCGCCGGTTCGGCGGTGGTCGGCGGGCGGACCTTCACCGGACTCGGTGTCGACGTCGGCAACCCGCACCTGGCGTGCGTCACCGACCTGAGTGCGGCGGAGTTGGCGGCCCTGGACGTCGCCGCGCCGGTCTCCTTCGACTCCGCCCAGTTCCCGGAGGGCGTCAACGTGGAGATCGTGGCGGTGTCGGCTGCTGACGCGGTGGACATGCGCGTGCACGAACGTGGTGTCGGTGAAACCCGCTCCTGCGGTACCGGAACCGTGGCCGCCGCGCTGGCGGTGCTGGCGCACGCGGGGCAGGACACCGGATCGCTGCGGGTGCGGATCCCCGGGGGCGAGGTCACCGTCACGATCACCGAAGCGACCAGTTACCTGCGCGGACCGTCGGTCCTCGTCGCGCATGGTGAACTGGCAGGAAATTATTCGGGTGCATGA
- the hflX gene encoding GTPase HflX: MTEPDYIPSTGELALEDRAALRRVAGLSTELTDISEVEYRQLRLERVVLVGVWTEGTAADVDASMAELAALAETAGSEVLEGLVQRRDKPDASTYIGSGKAIELRDIVTATGADTVICDGELSPAQLNSLEKVVKVKVIDRTALILDIFAQHATSAEGKAQVAYAQMEYMLPRLRGWGESMSRQGGGAGGSSGGVGTRGPGETKIETDRRRIRERMSKLRREIKEMKKIRDTQRGSRRRSDVAALAIVGYTNAGKSSLLNALTGAGVLVENALFATLEPTTRRGQFEDGRPFVLTDTVGFVRHLPTQLVEAFRSTLEEVADAELLIHVVDGSDVNPLAQITAVRHVVNDVVAEYGIAPPPELLVVNKIDAAGDLALAQLRRALPDAVFVSARTGEGLDQLRTRLTELVEPSDAFVDVTLPYDRGDLVARVHAEGRIDTTEHTEQGTKITARVPAALAAGLREFSNW; encoded by the coding sequence ATGACTGAACCTGACTACATTCCAAGCACCGGCGAACTGGCTCTCGAGGACCGCGCGGCACTGCGCCGGGTGGCCGGGCTGTCCACCGAACTCACCGACATCTCCGAAGTCGAATACCGCCAGCTCCGCCTGGAGCGGGTGGTGCTCGTCGGAGTGTGGACCGAGGGCACCGCGGCCGACGTCGACGCGAGCATGGCCGAACTCGCGGCGCTGGCCGAGACCGCGGGCTCGGAGGTCCTCGAGGGCCTCGTGCAGCGCCGCGACAAACCCGACGCCTCGACCTACATCGGCTCCGGCAAGGCCATCGAACTGCGCGACATCGTCACCGCCACCGGCGCGGACACCGTCATCTGCGACGGTGAGCTCAGCCCCGCCCAGCTCAACTCGCTGGAGAAGGTGGTCAAGGTCAAGGTCATCGACCGGACCGCGCTGATCCTGGACATCTTCGCCCAGCACGCGACCTCGGCCGAGGGTAAGGCCCAGGTGGCCTACGCGCAGATGGAGTACATGCTGCCCCGGCTGCGCGGCTGGGGTGAATCGATGTCGCGGCAGGGCGGTGGCGCCGGCGGTAGCAGCGGCGGGGTCGGTACCCGCGGCCCCGGTGAGACCAAGATCGAGACCGATCGCCGCCGGATCCGCGAGCGGATGTCCAAGCTGCGCCGCGAGATCAAGGAGATGAAGAAGATCCGCGACACCCAGCGGGGGAGCCGGCGGCGCAGCGACGTCGCCGCGCTGGCCATCGTCGGGTACACCAACGCGGGCAAGTCGAGTCTGCTCAACGCGCTGACCGGCGCGGGTGTCCTGGTGGAGAACGCGTTGTTCGCCACGCTGGAACCCACTACGCGCCGTGGGCAATTCGAGGACGGGCGACCGTTCGTGCTCACCGACACGGTGGGATTCGTGCGGCATCTGCCCACCCAGCTGGTGGAGGCGTTCCGCTCGACGCTGGAAGAGGTGGCCGACGCGGAACTGCTCATCCACGTGGTGGACGGATCCGATGTGAACCCGCTGGCCCAGATCACCGCGGTTCGCCACGTCGTCAACGACGTCGTCGCCGAGTACGGGATCGCCCCGCCGCCGGAACTGTTGGTGGTCAACAAGATCGACGCGGCCGGCGATCTGGCGCTGGCGCAGTTGCGCCGGGCCCTGCCGGATGCGGTCTTCGTGTCCGCGCGCACCGGTGAGGGGCTCGACCAGCTGCGCACCCGGTTGACCGAACTGGTGGAACCCAGCGATGCCTTCGTGGACGTGACCCTGCCGTATGACCGCGGTGACCTCGTGGCCCGGGTGCATGCCGAGGGCCGGATCGACACCACCGAGCACACCGAACAGGGCACCAAGATCACGGCGAGGGTGCCGGCTGCGCTGGCCGCCGGCCTGCGCGAGTTCAGTAACTGGTAG
- a CDS encoding PE-PPE domain-containing protein, with protein MRIAQIARTSITTALALLAAVIVTVASTLSLAVALAATALIVPGTGTPNANIVGGYLENARDYYISPFNPACTAENDCALQGIDYPAQFWPFPLPGWGGLRGAKWDVSTGEGLANLNSTLVNTLVQKPGEPVVLFGYSQGGNIVSRQKRNLSYLPKDQTYLSFVMIGNPNRPNGGLFERLAFLGHVPILDVTFGLPAPTDTCDHICATDISFRYGGVSDFPIYPLNALAVLNAIAGFVYVHGTYLAPNAKSYPGELPDGYTPEELAEQLADEDNWQDYGDTRYITIPTKTLPIVRPFLQFAKATGTGFLINPIVTLLSPVLEVLIETGYDRTLSYGVPAPFRLIPRINPITLTRDVIEALGQGFRDAFGKRPAVQQEPQDRRSESPDGGRVAAVNTDVDETAPAADLDAAAPAEPTRAEKRAALAEARTAPRSVLSARTGTRSASAPEELAEVEELTEIETAPETEAEPESEPESEAETESGEDSSEAPDSPSADSADQAA; from the coding sequence ATGCGTATCGCCCAGATCGCACGCACATCGATCACAACCGCGCTGGCGCTGTTGGCCGCCGTCATCGTCACCGTCGCCTCGACGCTGTCGTTGGCCGTGGCGCTGGCCGCCACCGCACTGATCGTGCCGGGCACCGGCACACCGAACGCCAACATCGTCGGCGGCTATCTGGAGAACGCCCGCGATTACTACATCTCGCCGTTCAACCCGGCCTGCACCGCGGAGAACGACTGCGCGCTGCAGGGCATCGACTATCCCGCCCAGTTCTGGCCCTTCCCGCTGCCCGGCTGGGGCGGACTGCGCGGCGCCAAATGGGACGTGTCCACCGGTGAGGGGTTGGCCAATCTGAACTCGACGCTGGTGAACACCTTGGTGCAGAAGCCCGGTGAGCCGGTCGTGCTGTTCGGCTATTCGCAGGGCGGCAACATCGTCAGCCGGCAGAAACGCAACCTGTCCTATCTGCCCAAGGACCAGACCTACCTGTCCTTCGTGATGATCGGAAACCCCAATCGCCCCAACGGCGGCCTGTTCGAGCGGCTGGCGTTCCTGGGGCACGTGCCGATCCTGGACGTCACCTTCGGATTGCCGGCGCCGACGGACACCTGCGATCACATCTGCGCCACCGACATCTCCTTCCGCTACGGCGGTGTCTCCGACTTCCCGATATACCCGCTCAACGCGCTGGCGGTGCTCAACGCGATCGCCGGGTTCGTGTACGTACACGGCACCTACCTGGCCCCCAACGCGAAGAGCTATCCCGGCGAGCTGCCCGACGGCTACACCCCGGAGGAACTGGCCGAACAACTCGCCGACGAGGACAACTGGCAGGACTACGGCGACACCCGCTACATCACCATCCCGACCAAGACGTTGCCGATCGTGCGCCCGTTCCTGCAGTTCGCGAAGGCCACCGGAACCGGTTTCCTGATCAACCCGATCGTCACGCTGCTCAGCCCGGTACTGGAGGTACTGATCGAGACCGGCTACGACCGGACACTGAGCTACGGTGTGCCCGCACCATTCCGGCTCATCCCCCGGATCAATCCGATCACCCTGACCCGCGACGTCATCGAGGCGCTGGGCCAGGGATTCCGCGACGCGTTCGGTAAGCGCCCGGCGGTGCAGCAGGAACCGCAGGACCGTCGCTCGGAGTCCCCCGATGGCGGGAGAGTTGCGGCGGTGAACACCGACGTCGATGAGACTGCCCCCGCCGCCGACCTCGATGCGGCCGCCCCCGCCGAACCGACCCGCGCCGAGAAGCGCGCCGCGCTCGCCGAGGCCCGGACGGCACCGCGCAGCGTGCTGAGCGCGCGGACCGGCACCCGATCCGCGTCGGCGCCTGAGGAGCTGGCGGAGGTCGAGGAGCTGACGGAAATCGAGACCGCGCCCGAGACCGAGGCCGAGCCTGAGTCCGAGCCTGAGTCCGAGGCCGAGACGGAGTCCGGCGAGGATTCCTCCGAGGCGCCGGATTCCCCGTCGGCCGACAGCGCGGATCAGGCCGCCTGA
- a CDS encoding thiolase family protein: protein MGLRGEAAIVGFHELPATRKPTGTPEFIIEQWARLAAAAVADAGLSVDQVDGLVTTGVFESELFVPSTVVEYLGLAVNFAEYVDLGGASGAAMVWRAAAAIELGICQAVLCAIPANYLTPMHEQRPPNMGDAVYFGASSNRFGSPQAEFEIPYGYLGQNGPYAQVAQMYAAAYGYDETAMAKIVVDQRVNANHTPGAVFGDKPLTIADVLDSPIIASPLHMLEIVMPCMGGSAVLVTNADLARKSRNRPVWIRGFGERVPYKSPVYAADPLQTPMVKVADSAFTMAGTRPAEMDMVSIYDCYTITALLTLEDAGFCEKGKGMQFVTDHDLTFRGDFPMNTAGGQLGYGQPGNAGGMHHVCDATRQLMGRAGATQVADCNRAFVSGNGGVLSEQEALVLEGD, encoded by the coding sequence ATGGGCTTACGGGGTGAAGCCGCGATCGTCGGCTTTCACGAGCTGCCCGCCACGCGTAAGCCGACGGGGACACCCGAGTTCATCATCGAACAGTGGGCCCGGCTGGCCGCCGCCGCGGTGGCCGACGCGGGCCTATCGGTGGACCAGGTCGACGGGCTGGTCACCACCGGTGTCTTCGAATCCGAGCTCTTCGTCCCGTCCACCGTGGTGGAGTACCTCGGTCTGGCCGTCAACTTCGCCGAGTACGTGGACCTCGGCGGCGCCAGCGGTGCGGCCATGGTGTGGCGCGCGGCGGCCGCCATCGAACTGGGTATCTGCCAGGCCGTGCTGTGCGCGATCCCGGCCAACTACCTCACACCCATGCACGAGCAGCGCCCGCCGAACATGGGTGACGCCGTGTACTTCGGTGCCTCCAGCAACCGCTTCGGCTCACCGCAGGCGGAGTTCGAGATTCCCTACGGCTATCTCGGGCAGAACGGGCCCTACGCGCAGGTCGCCCAGATGTACGCCGCCGCATACGGATACGACGAAACCGCGATGGCCAAGATCGTCGTCGACCAACGGGTCAACGCCAACCACACCCCGGGCGCGGTGTTCGGCGACAAGCCACTGACCATCGCCGACGTGCTGGACAGCCCGATCATCGCCTCGCCGCTGCACATGCTGGAGATCGTGATGCCGTGCATGGGCGGTTCTGCGGTGCTCGTCACCAATGCCGACCTGGCCCGTAAGAGCCGCAACAGGCCGGTGTGGATCAGGGGATTCGGCGAGCGGGTGCCCTACAAGTCGCCGGTGTACGCCGCCGACCCGTTGCAGACCCCGATGGTCAAGGTCGCCGACTCGGCCTTCACGATGGCCGGCACCCGACCCGCCGAGATGGACATGGTCTCGATCTATGACTGCTACACCATCACCGCGCTGCTCACCCTCGAGGACGCCGGGTTCTGCGAGAAGGGCAAGGGCATGCAGTTCGTCACCGATCACGACCTGACGTTCCGCGGGGACTTCCCGATGAACACCGCGGGTGGCCAACTCGGGTACGGCCAGCCCGGCAACGCCGGTGGCATGCACCACGTCTGCGACGCCACCCGACAGCTGATGGGCCGCGCCGGGGCGACCCAGGTCGCCGACTGCAACCGGGCCTTCGTCTCCGGCAACGGCGGCGTGCTGAGCGAACAAGAAGCACTTGTGCTGGAGGGGGACTGA
- a CDS encoding Zn-ribbon domain-containing OB-fold protein, protein MTRPIPLPTPTSAPYWDGLRRHEVWCQFSPSLDAYVFYPRVLAPGTLADDLQWRRISGAATLVSFAVAQRPVAPQFADTVPHLLGVVQWPEGPRLATELVDVDPEELRIGMALTPVFVDHPDITLLHYTAAR, encoded by the coding sequence ATGACCCGCCCAATTCCTCTGCCGACCCCGACCTCGGCGCCGTACTGGGACGGCCTGCGCCGCCACGAGGTGTGGTGCCAGTTCTCCCCGTCCCTGGACGCCTACGTGTTCTATCCGCGGGTGCTGGCGCCGGGCACGCTGGCCGACGATCTGCAGTGGCGCCGGATTTCCGGAGCCGCCACCCTGGTCAGCTTCGCCGTCGCGCAGCGGCCGGTGGCCCCGCAGTTCGCCGATACGGTGCCCCACCTGCTCGGCGTCGTGCAGTGGCCGGAGGGCCCGCGACTGGCCACCGAACTCGTCGACGTCGACCCGGAGGAGCTGCGGATCGGCATGGCACTCACCCCGGTGTTCGTCGACCACCCCGACATCACCCTGCTGCACTACACCGCGGCCCGATAG
- a CDS encoding acyl-CoA dehydrogenase, translating into MVVALTDEQLQLTDSMAGFAKRHGGLDLTRTRFDAIAAGHRPDFWDALVGQGLHAVHLPEHLGGQGGTLAEAACVLDAAGHGLLPGPLLPTVIAGAVLATAIGEPAAALLEAIVAGGTAALVLPADGEIRATTADGGWRLDGSAGPHLGLCAADIIVLGARTEAGEPLWFALHTDTPGLTVQAQTSTDLTRDVGTLDCRGVHTADALAGVDEATAVGITVGMMAAEAAGIARWCVDNVVAYLKVREQFGRPIGSFQALQHKAAMLYITSELAAASAWDAVRGGDRSPVQQHIAAAGAAVTAIGRLPELVVDALTMFGAIGYTWEHDLHLYWKRAISLAAAAGTATKWARALGDPDLPGRDFTIELTEVEPDFRAEIAAALDAAAQLRNDTPGRQNPEYAEYWTGPRRTALADAGLVAPHLPAPWGLAATPAQQLIIDEEFDKRPYLVRPSLGIAEWILPTVLGAGSDEQRDRFAVPTMRGEIGWCQLFSEPGAGSDLAGLATRATKVDGGWRINGQKVWTSSAQRADWGALLARTDPDAKKHKGIGYFLVDMTSPGITVSPLRTAGGEAHFNEVFFDDVLVPDAMLVGEPTAGWSHALATMANERVAIGAYVKQDKESELRALARRAPQDTQVRVALGEVRAATNAIGALAVRDTLGRLAGHGPGPASSIGKVGTALLVRRVTADALAFSGRAAMVGGGEQPAVARSLMMPAEVIGGGTVEIQLNIIATMILGLPRG; encoded by the coding sequence GTGGTTGTCGCACTCACCGACGAACAGCTCCAGCTCACCGACTCGATGGCCGGCTTCGCGAAACGCCACGGCGGCCTCGACCTGACCCGCACCCGTTTCGACGCGATCGCCGCCGGACACCGGCCCGACTTCTGGGACGCGCTGGTCGGCCAGGGGCTGCACGCGGTGCACCTGCCCGAACACCTCGGCGGCCAGGGCGGCACCCTGGCCGAGGCCGCCTGTGTCCTCGACGCGGCCGGTCACGGCCTGCTGCCCGGCCCACTGCTGCCCACCGTCATCGCCGGCGCGGTGCTCGCGACCGCAATCGGAGAGCCCGCGGCGGCGCTGCTGGAGGCCATCGTGGCCGGGGGGACCGCGGCACTCGTGCTCCCGGCGGACGGCGAGATCCGGGCCACCACCGCCGACGGGGGATGGCGGCTCGACGGGTCCGCCGGTCCGCACCTCGGGCTGTGCGCCGCGGACATCATCGTGCTCGGGGCCAGAACCGAGGCAGGCGAGCCGCTGTGGTTCGCGCTGCACACCGATACGCCCGGCCTCACCGTGCAGGCGCAGACATCCACCGACCTGACCCGCGACGTCGGCACCCTGGACTGCCGCGGCGTGCACACCGCCGACGCGCTCGCCGGAGTCGACGAGGCCACCGCCGTCGGCATCACGGTCGGGATGATGGCGGCCGAGGCGGCCGGGATCGCGCGCTGGTGCGTCGACAACGTGGTCGCCTACCTGAAGGTGCGCGAACAGTTCGGCCGCCCGATCGGCTCGTTCCAGGCGCTGCAGCACAAGGCCGCGATGCTGTACATCACCAGCGAGCTGGCCGCGGCGTCGGCCTGGGACGCGGTCCGCGGTGGGGACCGTTCACCGGTGCAGCAGCACATCGCGGCCGCCGGCGCGGCGGTCACCGCGATCGGCCGGCTACCGGAACTGGTGGTCGACGCGCTGACCATGTTCGGTGCGATCGGATACACCTGGGAACACGACCTGCACCTGTACTGGAAACGGGCCATCAGCCTGGCCGCCGCGGCCGGGACGGCGACGAAATGGGCACGGGCACTGGGGGATCCGGATCTACCCGGCCGGGACTTCACCATCGAACTGACTGAGGTCGAACCGGACTTCCGGGCCGAGATCGCCGCAGCCCTCGACGCCGCCGCCCAATTGCGCAACGACACCCCGGGCCGGCAGAACCCGGAGTACGCCGAGTACTGGACGGGGCCCCGGCGCACCGCGCTCGCCGACGCCGGGCTGGTCGCACCGCACCTGCCCGCCCCGTGGGGGCTGGCGGCGACACCGGCCCAGCAGCTGATCATCGACGAGGAGTTCGACAAGCGGCCCTATCTGGTCCGGCCGTCGTTGGGCATCGCGGAATGGATCCTGCCCACGGTGCTGGGCGCGGGTTCCGACGAGCAGCGCGATCGGTTCGCGGTGCCCACGATGCGCGGCGAGATCGGTTGGTGCCAGCTGTTTTCCGAACCCGGTGCCGGGTCGGATCTGGCCGGGCTGGCGACCCGGGCGACGAAGGTCGACGGCGGCTGGCGGATCAACGGCCAGAAGGTCTGGACCTCCTCGGCCCAACGTGCCGACTGGGGTGCCCTGCTGGCGCGTACCGATCCGGACGCCAAGAAACACAAGGGGATCGGATACTTCCTGGTCGACATGACCTCGCCGGGCATCACGGTGTCCCCGTTGCGCACCGCGGGCGGCGAGGCGCATTTCAACGAGGTCTTCTTCGACGATGTGCTCGTACCCGACGCCATGCTGGTGGGTGAACCCACCGCCGGCTGGTCCCACGCGCTGGCCACCATGGCCAACGAGCGGGTGGCGATCGGCGCCTACGTCAAGCAGGACAAGGAGAGTGAACTGCGGGCCCTCGCGCGGCGGGCGCCGCAGGACACCCAGGTCCGGGTCGCGCTCGGCGAGGTGCGGGCGGCCACCAACGCCATCGGCGCGCTGGCGGTGCGCGACACCCTCGGCCGGCTCGCCGGGCACGGCCCCGGGCCGGCCTCCAGCATCGGCAAGGTCGGGACCGCGCTGCTGGTGCGCCGGGTCACCGCCGACGCGCTGGCCTTCAGCGGGCGCGCGGCGATGGTGGGCGGCGGTGAGCAGCCCGCGGTGGCGCGCAGCCTGATGATGCCGGCCGAGGTCATCGGTGGCGGCACCGTCGAGATCCAGCTGAACATCATCGCGACGATGATCCTCGGCCTGCCGAGGGGGTGA
- a CDS encoding TetR family transcriptional regulator: MTELPGYKQARRSQIVAAAQALLKAQDYDQIQMRDVADAADVALGTLYRYFTSKEHVYAAVLMDWAQPAFASDTADTATADTRPAELRVREKVRGIIASFERRPAFFKVCMLLQNSTDANAEALMEQFAAVAQRTLAADFAALGAQESVDTAMMAWGIISTMLSGAILHGHPIADAYRVVDAFVDLVAPRLA, translated from the coding sequence ATGACCGAGTTGCCCGGCTACAAACAGGCCCGCCGGTCGCAGATCGTGGCCGCCGCGCAGGCCCTGCTCAAGGCCCAGGACTACGACCAGATCCAGATGCGCGACGTCGCCGACGCGGCCGACGTCGCACTGGGCACGCTGTACCGCTACTTCACCTCCAAGGAACACGTCTACGCCGCGGTGCTGATGGATTGGGCCCAGCCCGCCTTCGCGTCGGACACCGCCGACACCGCCACCGCCGATACCCGGCCGGCCGAACTCCGGGTCCGCGAGAAGGTCCGCGGCATCATCGCCAGCTTCGAACGCCGTCCGGCCTTCTTCAAGGTGTGCATGCTGTTGCAGAACTCCACCGACGCCAACGCCGAGGCATTGATGGAGCAGTTCGCCGCCGTCGCCCAGCGCACGCTGGCCGCGGACTTCGCCGCGCTGGGGGCCCAGGAATCCGTGGACACCGCGATGATGGCCTGGGGCATCATCAGCACCATGCTCTCCGGGGCGATCCTGCACGGTCACCCGATCGCCGACGCCTATCGGGTGGTGGACGCCTTCGTCGACCTGGTGGCGCCGCGGCTGGCCTAG